CTGCGCGGCGACTTCTTCTCGAACAGCTTCTCGATGCCGTGGACCCTCGTTTGAAGTCCCGTCTCCAACGGGCGCTCCTGCTGCCAGGGCCGTTGGCGCTTCCTTCCACGGAGCAAACGGTGGTGCTCGCGGGTCACCGCTCCGCGGGAAAGACGCGACTGCTGCCCCTGGTGGCAGAGCTTCTGGGCCGCCCGGGCGTGGACCTCGACGTGGCGCTGGAACGCGCCACGGGGAGGTCCCTGAAAAACTGGGTAGCCGAGGATCCCGTGACATTCCGGGCGGCTGAGCGCCAGATCCTCCAGGAGATGCCCGCCGGGAGCCTGGTGGCCGTGGGCGGGGGGTTTCTCTCCCACCATCCGGAGGCGCTGGCGGGGTGCTTTACCTTGATGGTCCCGGTCTCTTTCGAGACCTATCGCGAGCGCCTGCTGGCGGACACCACACGCCCGAGGCTTCGTTCGGGTATGTCTCTGGAAGAGGAGATCTCGACCGTGTTTCATGAACGCGAGGCCATGCATCGCCGGGTGCCCACCGTGCCTCTAGAAGATTTGTTGCGGACTTTCTGGCGCGAGGAGCGGCCATGAAGCCCCTGTGGCGAGTGGTCACCCTGCCCCCCACGCTTCAAGGCGATGCCGCGGTGCTCTTCGCGCAAGGCGCCCGCCGCCGGGGGGCCGAGATGCTGGAGCTGCGGACGGATCTCCATGGCCCCGAGGCCGTGGACATCCAGGTGCTGGGCCAACAAGGCCCCCTGCTCGTCTCCGAGCGGGGACGGCCGCTGCCCGCCGCCTGGGTCGAGGCCGCGCGGTACGTCGATCGAGATCTCACCGTCTCCCTGGATGCGCCCGCCGAGAAGCTCCTGGCCTCGCACCACGCCGAGCGGTCTCTGTCCACCGCCGAGGCCCTGCGGCTCTGGGATCGCGCCCTGCCGCCGGAAGCGCTCGTGAAACATGTCGAGCCCCTGGACACCCCCGGACACGTGGCCGTGTTGCTGGAAACCCAGGCCCGGCTCATCGAGCGCTTTGGCGCCGAGCGCGTGACGGTGCTCGGCATGGGCTCCTTGGCGCTTCCCGCCCGCGCGGTGCTCTCCTCGCGCAACGTGCTCGAATACGTGGCCATGGGCGGCACGTGGAGCGCCGCCCCCGGGCAGCGGCTCCTGGATGACGCGGTCCGCGAGTTCCGAGCTCAGCCCCGCGGCCGGGCCCGGCTCGGCATTCTGGGCACGTCCATCGCCCATTCCCGCTCCCCTCGGATCCACCGGCAGCCCTTCGATCGCATCGATCTCCCCGAGCAAGGCCCCGTCGAAGAGCTCGTCGACTCGCTGCTGCCCCACTACGCGGGCTTCGCCGTCACCAGCCCCT
This genomic window from Stigmatella ashevillena contains:
- a CDS encoding shikimate kinase, whose translation is MKSRLQRALLLPGPLALPSTEQTVVLAGHRSAGKTRLLPLVAELLGRPGVDLDVALERATGRSLKNWVAEDPVTFRAAERQILQEMPAGSLVAVGGGFLSHHPEALAGCFTLMVPVSFETYRERLLADTTRPRLRSGMSLEEEISTVFHEREAMHRRVPTVPLEDLLRTFWREERP
- a CDS encoding shikimate dehydrogenase; this encodes MKPLWRVVTLPPTLQGDAAVLFAQGARRRGAEMLELRTDLHGPEAVDIQVLGQQGPLLVSERGRPLPAAWVEAARYVDRDLTVSLDAPAEKLLASHHAERSLSTAEALRLWDRALPPEALVKHVEPLDTPGHVAVLLETQARLIERFGAERVTVLGMGSLALPARAVLSSRNVLEYVAMGGTWSAAPGQRLLDDAVREFRAQPRGRARLGILGTSIAHSRSPRIHRQPFDRIDLPEQGPVEELVDSLLPHYAGFAVTSPFKLRLARHTRSPLEAINTLVRRGGHWESFNTDVEGARAVLQRMGARDAFVLGDGGSTAALRAISAEVGCTLRVLKRSDIGGPLAGMGIWTWPDRVPPPESLHFDRARVAVIAYGAPGRRIATEILRRGGTPILLGAAWFVAQARRQRELWETAT